From Geotalea uraniireducens Rf4:
TCAGGGAAGCAGCGGCTCGACGTCCACAACTGCCGCATATTCTTTTACCTTGGACCCGACTACACCGTTGCTCAATACCACGGCAAAACCAACCGGTTTCACCATTGCCAATGCTATTGCCACGCGGGTGGATAATGTTGTCCCATCGGGAACGGTAAATATCGATGTCGACTTTGAGTCGTTGCCTGCAAACCCTGTATTCTACAAGGTGGTCAACAATGTCTGGACTCAGGTCACACCTGTCAGTCAGAGTGGTAATAAGGTTACCATAGCACTCACTGACAATAATGCCCTGCTGGATGGGGACCCGACGCCAGGAATCATCCAGGACCCGCTTGTGGTCGGCACTACCGAAGGTATAATTCCAGACCCTGTCGGCCCCCCAGGGGTAAACAACCCACCACCGTCATCTGGGGGCAAGAGCGGATGCTTTATTGCGACTGCAGCTTATGGCAGTTATCTTGATCCGCATGTCATGGTGTTGCGGCATTTCAGAGATAACGTGTTGTTGAAGTCTAAAGCCGGTACAGCATTCGTAAATTTCTACTATAAATACAGCCCGCCTGTAGCCGATTATATAAGAGACCACAAGGCATTGCGGATTCTTACACGTTTGGCTCTTACACCTTTAATTATTTCTGTAGAATATTTCTGGAGCTTTTCGTTTATAGTACTTGGAGGGATTTGTCTTACTTTATTCAGAATCAAACGGCGGCGCGAAATTTTGAGCACTTAGATATAGTGGTGTTTAAGTCAATTGTTTAGCTATGAACTGAAGACCTTGCAGGTTTTGAAACCTGCAAGGTCTGGCTTTTTTTATCAAGGTGTTTGACAAGTACGAGGAAAAGTAATGAGTTTATTCTCAAAATGGTTAAAAGTTTTAATCTTTGGTGTTATGATTATGGCACTTCTTGCAGCGTGTAGCGGCGGGACTCCAAAAAAGGAAGAAGTAACTGCATCGATAAAAAAAATCTTGCCGGTAAATTTCGAAGTTCTTGAGATAAATAAGCTAAAGGATATTCCGGGACTTTGCGAGGTTGTGGTTAAAGTGGATAAACAACCGGTTGTTTTTTATATTGATAATAAGGCGAAGTACGTAGTTTCCGGCAGCATAGTCGCTGTCGACACAAAACAGAATTTGACGTTGGAAACCCAAAAGAAGTTTGCACAGAAATAGATATCGTTCCGGGTTATGTTGGTTTGTAATTTGTTTGCCATCTTATTTCAGGTTTTCATCACAATATAGGAGTGAAGATGTTTCGTTACCTAACCGCCGGAGAATCCCACGGACCACAATTGACGGCCATTATCGAAGGGATACCTGCCGGACTATCTTTGTCCGAAGAACAGATCAACATCGACCTTGCACGTCGTCAGTGCGGTTACGGCCGCGGCGGCAGAATGCTCATCGAGAAGGACCAGGTGGAGATCCTTTCGGGGGTCCGCTGGGGCAAGACTATCGGCTCCCCCATTACCCTTTGTGTCAGGAACCGTGACTGGGAAAACTGGCATGAGAAGATGTCGCCCCATGAGCGGTTTCATGACGATAAGATTCGCGTAACCCGATCCCGTCCCGGTCATGCCGATCTGCCGGGGGCGATGAAATATAACCACCATGATGTGAGAAACATCCTGGAGCGTTCCAGCGCCCGTGAAACCGCAGTCCGTGTCGCCGTCGGTGCTGTCGCCAAGGCCCTCCTTAGCCAGTTTGAGATCGAGGTATGCGGTTTTGTTGCCGAATTGGGGGGGATCAAGGCAATTCGCCCCTCACTCCCCCTTGCAGCACTCAAAGATATGGCGGCAAAATCGGAACTCTTCACTTATGACAAGTCTGTTGAGGAGGAGATGAAAAGGCTGATTGATACCGTTCGCGATGAAGGCGATACTGTCGGTGGTGTAATCGAGGTGAATGCAGTCGGTGTTCCTCCTGGGTTGGGAAGTCATGTGCAGTGGGATAGGAAGCTGGATGCACGTCTGGCAATGGCTGTTCTGAGTATCCAGGCCTTCAAGGGGGTGGAGATCGGCATAGGTTTTCAGGCTGCGGCAAGTACTGGCTCCAAGGTCCATGATGAAATCTTCTACGACTCTGCTCGCATTGCCCATGGAGAGCAAAGCGGCTTTTATCGGAAGTCGAACAATGCCGGCGGCATCGAGGGGGGGATCAGTAATGGTGAGGAGATAGTCGTCAGGGCGGCCATGAAGCCGATTCCGACCCTGTACAAGCCGCTCCGTTCCGTGGATATCGTCTCCAAGGAGCCATATGAGGCTACCGTTGAGAGATCGGATGTCTGCGCCGTCCCTGCTGCATCTGTTGTTGCCGAGGCTGTGGTAGCCATTGAACTGGCCGATGCCTTTATGGTAAAGTTCGGCGGCGATTCCATTACGGAGATCAAGCGCAACTATCAGAGTTACCTCGACTATTTGAGAGCTTTTTAGCATGAAGAATGTTTTCCTGACCGGCTTTATGGGGACCGGTAAGAGCAGTGTCGGTAAAATCCTTGCCGAAAGGCTCGGCTGTCAATTCATCGATCTTGACGCGCTTATCGTTGCTGAGGCTGGGATGTCCA
This genomic window contains:
- a CDS encoding disulfide isomerase DsbC N-terminal domain-containing protein; translated protein: MSLFSKWLKVLIFGVMIMALLAACSGGTPKKEEVTASIKKILPVNFEVLEINKLKDIPGLCEVVVKVDKQPVVFYIDNKAKYVVSGSIVAVDTKQNLTLETQKKFAQK
- the aroC gene encoding chorismate synthase, translating into MFRYLTAGESHGPQLTAIIEGIPAGLSLSEEQINIDLARRQCGYGRGGRMLIEKDQVEILSGVRWGKTIGSPITLCVRNRDWENWHEKMSPHERFHDDKIRVTRSRPGHADLPGAMKYNHHDVRNILERSSARETAVRVAVGAVAKALLSQFEIEVCGFVAELGGIKAIRPSLPLAALKDMAAKSELFTYDKSVEEEMKRLIDTVRDEGDTVGGVIEVNAVGVPPGLGSHVQWDRKLDARLAMAVLSIQAFKGVEIGIGFQAAASTGSKVHDEIFYDSARIAHGEQSGFYRKSNNAGGIEGGISNGEEIVVRAAMKPIPTLYKPLRSVDIVSKEPYEATVERSDVCAVPAASVVAEAVVAIELADAFMVKFGGDSITEIKRNYQSYLDYLRAF